One Bombina bombina isolate aBomBom1 chromosome 5, aBomBom1.pri, whole genome shotgun sequence DNA segment encodes these proteins:
- the LOC128661199 gene encoding uncharacterized protein LOC128661199, whose product MSPPIAPQKRQDRMMQPEITIFAGVAAIRSGASYTFYEGSMTVPYCTTWASCSIPFTFDDNVTCLTKNEYGSWMLLTKRERVVFELSEEETITCDIPSFTVHCVTKDFCSAAVTREDCKDSKEDESWTIVLQDEYLIFELQEGVGLICENPSMPSTSPKLTVGIQERIFGCKTSIDTQVRAVMLNISYTDGEPEGLTYVCKYTGRESSEPLLMYIRRPVMDGKLLNNRHKGKRDHERRHLGSLHASSWELDNTFVKTAKDVFNVTNFQGPCWVCGFVPHGQTRGYPYLGVPLTMSMLADMIGNKTMWNFTGLNTPGRDDLLDKLHLANNVTTGAIMFQNLDGDIYSTNNLTQLPDMIMLMYNIGRLVKNRTGVFNIKLKFYDFSYLTYAHEKWKTKFGEPRDLIKDWYQLNRETLAGNTRTKDGRKRLNRICPFVKLPVGYYWLCGRWAVKVIPCTHYGPCFLGYIFPAFNITTTLQPPILHRTRRYLDLDKIHNGVKISEGMRLLATFVPHYGAATSLNRLNTLADLVDEAFNITGDAIKLLALEQEQIRMVALQNRMALDYLLAAEGGVFQRIHQQCCVYIEDNAGRIKHDLHRLEEVQKHIREVHDDSFSKWLKDFDWTFGLGGWLGSLGKTIVKWLLISLACLCAIFIIVKMFGCFCNTLGRICFKPKDNIT is encoded by the exons atgtcccctcccattgcgccccagaagcggcaagataggatgatgcaacccgagatcacg ATATTTGCTGGTGTCGCTGCTATAAGATCCGGTGCCAGCTACACCTTTtatgagggaagcatgaccgttccgtattgcacaacatgggcatcctgctccatcccatttacctttgatgacaacgtaacctgtttgaccaaaaatgaatatggaagttggatgctccttaccaagcgggaaagggtggtatttgaactatcagaagaagagacaattacctgtgacatcccttccttcactgtacattgtgtaactaaagatttttgttctgctgcagtgaccagggaagactgtaaggactctaaggaggatgagagctggacaattgttttacaggatgagtacttaatatttgaattgcaagaaggggttgggttaatttgtgaaaatcccagtatgccttccacttccccaaaactaacagTGGGGATTCAGGAACGCATTTTCGGTTGTAAAACATCCATTGATACACAGGTTCGggctgtaatgttaaacatatcatacactgatggggaaccagagggactgacatatgtgtgtaaatatacaggaagAGAGTCCTCTgaacctcttttaatgtatatcaggagacctgtAATGGATGGGAAATTATTAAACAACCGACACAAGGGAAAAAGGGACCATGAACGGCGCCATCtaggctccctgcatgcctcctcatgggaacttgataatacctttgtaaaaactgccaaagatgtgtttaatgtgacaaattttcagggaccatgttgggtgtgtgggtttgtgcctcacgggcagactaggggttacccttatttaggtgtccctttaaccatgagtatgcttgccgacatgattgggaataagactatgtggaattttacaggtcttaacacaccaggtagggatgacttgctggataagttgcatctagctaataatgtgactacgggtgctattatgtttcaaaatctagatggagatatatatagtactaataacctaacccagctacccgacatgataatgttaatgtataacataggacgactagttaaaaataggacaggggtattcaacattaaactgaaattctatgacttctcatacctgacatatgcccatgagaaatggaagactaagtttggtgagcccagagaccttattaaagactggtaccagcttaatagggaaacactagcaggtaacacacggactaaggatgggaggaagcgactgaataggatatgtccttttgttaaactgccagtgggatattattggttgtgtgggaggtgggcagtaaaggtaataccttgcacccattatggcccatgctttttaggatatatattccctgcttttaacataaccaccacgcttcaaccacctatattgcatagaacacgaagataccttgacctggacaaaatacacaatggagttaaaattagtgaaggtatgcgcctgcttgcaacatttgtccctcattatggggctgctACATCCCTCAATAGATTAAACACGCTAGCCGATTTAGTAGATGAAGCTTTTAACATAACTGGAGATGCAATAAAGCTTTTAGCAttagaacaggaacaaattaggatggtggcattacagaatagaatggctctagactatctcctagctgcagaaggaggagtCTTCCAGAGaatccaccagcaatgctgtgtgtacatagaagacaatgcaggtagaatcaaacatgacctacacagattagaagaagtgcaaaagcacatacgtgaggtacatgacgattcatttagcaaatggcttaaagactttgactggacttttggactggggggatggcttggaagcttaggcaaaactatagttaaatggctattaataagtctggcttgcttgtgtgcaatattcattatagtaaaaatgtttggatgtttctgtaatacattaggtaggatatgttttaaaccaaaagacaatattacttga